The Zingiber officinale cultivar Zhangliang chromosome 10A, Zo_v1.1, whole genome shotgun sequence genome contains a region encoding:
- the LOC122028216 gene encoding probable galacturonosyltransferase-like 1: protein MPLPSLLAAGLLLFLATPAPSSHAAGVDEGGDNVSTGMPRFREAPQFYNSPSCPPPLPAGPGAACSPSALVHVAMTLDVAYLRGSVAAVLSVLQHTACPQSIFFDFVAASAAGRLNATVAGAFPSLAFQIHSFSGEELRVAGLISTSIRAALDRPLNYARSYLPRLLPECVRRVVYLDSDLVLVDDVASLASTPIPDGVVLAAPEYCNANFTSYFTPTFWANPALSVAFEGQRACYFNTGVMVMDLGRWRDGGYTERIEEWMELQKRMRIYELGSLPPFLLVFAGRIAAVEHRWNQHGLGGDNYRGLCRDLHPGPVSLLHWSGKGKPWARLDAGRPCPLDALWAPYDLLLRNTIAIDES from the coding sequence ATGCCTCTTCCGTCGCTGCTCGCCGCCGGGCTTCTCCTCTTCCTGGCCACTCCCGCGCCGTCTTCCCATGCGGCAGGGGTCGACGAAGGCGGCGACAACGTCAGCACCGGCATGCCGCGGTTCCGCGAGGCCCCGCAATTCTACAACTCGCCGTCGTGCCCGCCGCCGCTGCCTGCAGGACCCGGGGCGGCCTGCTCCCCCAGCGCCCTGGTTCACGTGGCGATGACGCTTGACGTGGCGTACCTCCGCGGCTCGGTGGCGGCGGTGCTGTCGGTGCTGCAGCACACCGCGTGCCCTCAATCCATTTTCTTCGACTTCGTAGCTGCCTCCGCCGCGGGCCGACTCAACGCCACCGTCGCCGGCGCGTTCCCCTCGCTGGCGTTCCAGATCCACTCCTTCTCCGGCGAGGAGCTGCGCGTGGCTGGGCTTATCTCCACCTCCATCCGCGCGGCGCTGGATCGCCCCCTCAACTACGCGCGCTCCTACCTGCCGCGCCTGCTCCCGGAGTGCGTCCGCCGCGTCGTCTACCTCGATTCAGACCTCGTCCTCGTCGACGACGTGGCATCTCTGGCGTCGACGCCGATCCCCGACGGAGTGGTGCTGGCCGCGCCAGAGTACTGCAACGCCAACTTCACCTCCTACTTCACGCCCACCTTCTGGGCGAACCCGGCGCTGTCGGTGGCCTTCGAGGGCCAGCGCGCATGCTACTTCAACACGGGGGTGATGGTGATGGATCTGGGGCGGTGGCGCGACGGCGGCTACACGGAGCGTATCGAGGAGTGGATGGAGTTGCAGAAGCGGATGCGGATCTACGAGCTGGGGTCGCTGCCGCCCTTCCTGCTCGTCTTCGCGGGTCGGATCGCGGCCGTGGAGCACCGGTGGAACCAGCACGGGCTCGGCGGCGACAACTACAGAGGACTCTGCCGGGACCTCCACCCGGGGCCGGTGAGTCTTCTGCACTGGAGCGGGAAGGGGAAACCGTGGGCGCGCCTCGACGCAGGCCGGCCCTGCCCCCTGGACGCCCTCTGGGCTCCCTACGACCTCCTCCTCCGCAACACCATCGCCATTGATGAATCCTGA